In the genome of Candidatus Krumholzibacteriia bacterium, the window CTCTGGTGCGCCCCTTCTACGGGAGGGCGCGCCTCACGGTTCCCTCGCCTTAAGCATGTCGCAGACCACGGGGGCGAGCGCCGACGCCGCCACCCAGTGGCCCCGGGCCCGCCAGTGACCGTCGATACGGAAACTCACCGGCCCCGGGTCGGCTGCCAGAACTCCCACCAGGTCCAGGTAAGGAATGCCGAGAGCGTCGCAGAGCCCGGCCAGACGGGCGCTCATCTGCGGGCCAAAGGTGGTCGCCTGCGCCAGGAGCAAGGGCGCGCCGGCGGCAGCGGCTTCCTGCCGCAAGAGGGCCAGTGCCTGGCAGAAGCGCCGCCACTGCAGCTCGTCGAGGAGCAGCTCCGTCGTTCCCCCCGTCACGCCGCGCTCCTGTGCCGCCGCCACCCGGGAACTCTCGGCGCGATGTTGCTGCCGGAAGCGCAGGAAGCGGTAGGCCTGCAAGTGCGCCTTGGCGAGGTCGGTGAGCCAGCGCGCGCTCCGCCGGAGCGGCCCGAGCACGACCGGACGGAGGCGCATGCTGTCGCCTTCCACCACATAGATACGAGCATCGTTGCCCACGACGTCGAGGAGATCGTTGGCCACGAACAGGTAGAGCGCCAAGTCCGGGTGGAAGCGCGCCGCCAGGTGCTTGGTGCGCGCGGCGCAGCAAGCGGCACCGAAGCCGCTGACGCCGAAGTTCAGCACCTCGAGCGGTCGGGCCGGGAAGCAAGCGTGCAGGCGTTCTTCCAGGAGCCGCGCCACGGTGCTGTCCAGGGGCACCTGCAGGGCTTCGGCGAAGGAATCGCCGACGAGCGCCACCCGGAGACCTCCCGGTGGTTTCTCCAGCCGGCGCGGCAGGTCGCGCATGCCGAAATCGTTGATCTGGATCGGGACGGAGAACTCCTGCCGGCGATAGACGTAGCGCGCTCCCGGCGTCGGTTCGAAGTACGTCGCCGGCGAGTAGCGATAGCGCGACTCGGGTTGCGGCTCGAGCCAGCGCACACCCAGCTCGAAGAGCGCTGCGCCAGCGACACAAGACACCGCGGCGAGAAAAAAGGTCGACCGACGGCGAGTCGGCGATGGGGGCCCGCCGGTCCCGCTTGACCGCCTCGCCACTGGCTTGCTACGGTGCCCCGCCGATGCCACCTTTACCTTGCCTCCTCGGAGGGACGCTCGCTGCCAGGGCGCGCTGCAGCGCGGCGCTCGCGGTCGCGGCTCTCGGGGCGGGTTGCAATGCCGCCCCACCGGGTTCGTCGAGCGCGCCGGTGACTCTGGCACCGCGCTTCGTCGACGCTGCCTTGGCCTGTGACGAAGCGGGCGGCGTCTACGCTGCCGGCACCGAGCGCTTCGAAACCACCAATCAGATCTTCGTGGCCCACTCCAAGCGCTATGGCGAAAGCTGGAGCCCACGGTTCCATTACGTCAACACCAGCGTGGCGGGAGAGCGCGGCAGGCCGCACCTGGCCGCGGGTGCTCCTGGCGAGGTCTACGTCCTCTGGGAAGACACCCGGCACGGCAAGGTCGATCTCTTCTTCAACCGCAGCCTCGACGGCGGCGAGTCCTGGCTCGAGGCAGATGTGCAGGTCAACACCGGTGTCGTCCCCTCGCTGCACCTCGCCGCTCCCATCCTGCGCTGCGATCGGCGCGGCAACATCTACGTGGTCTGGCGCGACGAAGCCGAGGGCTTCGTCGCCTTTTATATCAACAGCTCGCACGACCGCGGCAGCAGCTGGTTCGAGACGCCGGTTGCCATCACCGGTGTTTCCACCGCGGAGAAAGCCGCCCCCGACCTGGTCTGCGACGACACCGGGAGCCTGCTCCTGGGATGGTGCGAGCTCCAAGCCGGCGTCCCGGGTATCTACGTCAACGCCTCCGTGGATCACGGCGCCACCTGGCAGTGGGAGAATCAGTACCTGGGACGTCCCCTCGTCGGCTCGCGCTTGCCGCGCCCGGCGCTGGCGCTGTCGCCGACCGGCGCGGCCTTCGCGGCTTGGCTCACCAGCGCCGGCGTCCTCTTCACCCGTTCCCATGACCAAGGCCGGTCCTGGGAGGCTGCCCCGCAGCGGCTCCCCACCGGCGGCTATCCCACGCAGCCGCAGATGCACATCGACCGTTTCGGCCACCTCTACATCGTCTGGCAAGCCGTGGCCGCCGATGCTTCTTCCTTCTTCAGTCTTCGCACCAGCGCCGACGATGGCGCCACTTTCGTCGAGACACGTGTGCCCCGCACGGGAGGCTGGCATCTGGTCGCGCCCGCGGGTTTCCAGGAACCAGCTTTCGTTCCCTTTCGCAGCGGTGCCGACGCCGCCGGCAATTTCTATCTCACCTGGACCGAAGGGGACCCGGGCATCCGCGGCATCGGCTTCGACCGGGTCTCGAATTACGGGGCGCTCTGGCTCGGCCTCACGCGCAACCTGAACCTCGCCTCGCATCTGCCGGCCACACCCGAGGCGCCACTCCTTTGCGTCGGGGACACCGGTCATGTCTATCTGCTTTGGAACGAAGGGCACACCCTCACCGTGGCATCCTCGCCCTTCTACGGCGACTCGGGCTGGAGTTACGAACACTTCTGAGCCCGTGCGGCGCGGCATCAGCTCCACCACAAACAGAATCGCGTCGATCCAGGAGTGGAAGGAGGGGGACG includes:
- a CDS encoding sialidase family protein, which produces MTLAPRFVDAALACDEAGGVYAAGTERFETTNQIFVAHSKRYGESWSPRFHYVNTSVAGERGRPHLAAGAPGEVYVLWEDTRHGKVDLFFNRSLDGGESWLEADVQVNTGVVPSLHLAAPILRCDRRGNIYVVWRDEAEGFVAFYINSSHDRGSSWFETPVAITGVSTAEKAAPDLVCDDTGSLLLGWCELQAGVPGIYVNASVDHGATWQWENQYLGRPLVGSRLPRPALALSPTGAAFAAWLTSAGVLFTRSHDQGRSWEAAPQRLPTGGYPTQPQMHIDRFGHLYIVWQAVAADASSFFSLRTSADDGATFVETRVPRTGGWHLVAPAGFQEPAFVPFRSGADAAGNFYLTWTEGDPGIRGIGFDRVSNYGALWLGLTRNLNLASHLPATPEAPLLCVGDTGHVYLLWNEGHTLTVASSPFYGDSGWSYEHF